The bacterium nucleotide sequence CCTCAAGGCAATTGCGGGTCACCGAGGTGCGTACTTGCTGCGGCGCGAGACCGATGGGTATGTGGAGTTCCTCGCGATCACCCTGTGGGATACGTTTGGGACCATCAAGAAATTCGCCGGGGAGCGTCCCGAGGTGGCCGTTGTGGAACCGGAAGCCCGGGCCGTTCTGTCCGAGTTCGATGACTTCGTGAGACACTACGAGGTCGTGTTTTCAAACGCTAAGGAGACGCGACACTCCGGTTAATTGGCTCTCGTGTCTCTCGTCCCTAGCCGACGTCGGCCCTTATTCGTATCGTCCCGTAGATGTGCCACATAGTAGCAGTCGTTGAAAGAACCGCGCCTCACACCGCCAAAGCAAAAGCTATCTCCTGAAGCGTACTAGTGCATT carries:
- a CDS encoding antibiotic biosynthesis monooxygenase, which gives rise to MIARTWRGSATPMHADAYYHHFTTRVAHHLKAIAGHRGAYLLRRETDGYVEFLAITLWDTFGTIKKFAGERPEVAVVEPEARAVLSEFDDFVRHYEVVFSNAKETRHSG